A region of the Sphaerodactylus townsendi isolate TG3544 linkage group LG15, MPM_Stown_v2.3, whole genome shotgun sequence genome:
gagatgttcagaggtggtttgccactgcctgcctctgtgtcacaccccttggtattccttgggggtcccccatccaaatacttggcaggggcaaggctgagagtgtatgactggccccagGTTGCTCaacaaggttccatggcagagcgaAAACTTgtacctgggtttcccagagcctagtccaacaccttaaccacttaacaaagagcagcagtggcctagtggttaagagcaggtgtactctaatctggaggaactgggtttgattccctgctctgccacttgagctgtggaagtctatctggtgaactagattagcttgtgcactccaacacataccagctgggtgatcttgggcaagtcacagttcttctgagctctctcagccccacctacctcacagggtgtttgttgtgagtggggaaggaaaaggagtttgtaagctcctttgagtctccttgcaggagagaaaggggggatataaatctaactttcTTCTTCACTATACCATATTGATACCTGAATAGTAAAACGAGTCCTGTGGTAGCTACAGTGCCTAGTAGCTCCATGATTCCTGGCAGATCAGCAGCAGCATCattaatttattacagtcaacaaCCAGTTCAAATAAACAATAATCTATATTGCAGTCATTTATCTGTATCAACAGAAGTACAACATATACAAGAAATTAAGACAGTAGCATCGGGAAGAATGCTTCCTAAAAAATCCTATTAAAAATTCCGTCTTTCCTGGCAGATCACATTCCTTCGGCCAGCAGGTCAGGCTAACCTCTCCCCACAGCTTCCTGCAATGCTTGGGCTGGAAGGAAACTAGTTTTCTGTCCCCGCTTGAGCAAACCTAATCATCTTATAGTGGGATCACACACTGCCAACTTTGCAGCTTGTTTTGTTGGTGAGCTGCAATGGAGATTGTTTGAGAAGTCACATTTTGACCTTAGATGCTGCACTTTATGCTAGctggaagcattttttttcctggcagtgaGACACATAGTTGAGAGCAGGCTCTTATCCCTGACTATGTGTAGAATGTCACATGTCTCATTTCTGGGGGTTTTGCTTCGGGATCATCCTGTGACTTCCAGCATCACCCCCTTCCTGTGTAAACTAAGCACGGCTTTCCCGGTCCCGCAGCTTTGTTGTTCAGTGCAACTTTTCGGAAGAAGATTGAGAGACTCGCCCGAGACATTCTGATTGATCCGATTCGTGTGGTACAAGGAGACATTGGAGAGGTaatatttcttcacgcaacgcgtgattggtgtttggaatatggtgccgcAGGTGGTGGCGAtagccactaacccggatagctttaaaaggggcttggacagatttatggaggagaagtcgatctatggctaccaatcttgatcctccttgatctgagactgcaaatgccttagcagaccaggtgctcgggagcagcagccgcagaaggccgttgctttcacatcctgcatgtgagctcccaaaggcatctggtgggccactgcgagtagcagagtgctggactagatggacactggtctgatccagcaggcttttatgttcttaacatttccaGTTCCCTTCCTGGAAATCATGTTTTGAAAGAACtgaatatagaatcatagagttggaagagtccccaagggtgatcaagtccaaccccctgcaatgcagggacacacaaccaaagcaccctgtcagatggccattgagcctctctttaaatatAGAGGGCTTTCTGGGGGTGCATTTCTGCCAGGCTCTTTTGGGTAAAGGCATTTGCACTGTATTGCTGATTTCTGACTTGCTTTCCTCGTTTCCCATTCGTCttcacaccccgccccccccccccccccatctaaacaGGCAAATGAAGATATCACTCAAATTGTGGAGATCCTCTCCTCAGGCCCCAACAAGTGGAACTGGCTGACCAGCCGCCTTGTAGAATTCACCTCTTCGGGGAGCGTCCTGCTGTTTGTGACCAAGAAGGCAAATGCTGAGGAACTGGCTAATAACCTCAGGCAAGAAGGGCACAGCTTGGGGCTGCTGCACGGTGATATGGACCAGAGCGAAAGGAACAAGGTCATCTCAGATTTCAAGAAGAGTGCCTTCCCAGTTCTGGTTGCGACGGATGTGGCAGGTAAGGGCACAGGAGCAGGTTAGTTTTAAAGGCCCAGGAGCCTTGTTGAATCTAGACACCCCTGCCTTTCCTCATTTTCTGGCTTTCACCAGTCTTCCAACCTGTCTTTCTTCCCTTAAGTGTCCATGCGTGACAGAAAATGAGCTGGCATCTGTTTAGGGCAGGGATCCCCAAtatgagaagaagaatttggatttatatctcccctttctctcctgtaaggagtctccaggtggcttacaagctcctttcccttcctcttcccacaacagacaccttgtgaggtaggaggggctgagagaattcagggagaactgtgactagcccaaggttacccagcaggaatgtaggagtgtggaaatgcatctggttgaccagataagcctctgcctctcaggtggaagagtagggaatcaaacccagttctccagattagagtccccctgctcttaaccactacaccacactggctctcataccCATtatgcccatcaagtgtttttagggagTCAGTAGGACTTGGTCGGACTTTGCTCAGGAAGGCATCTGATTGACTTGATGTTTCTGTGATTTCTAATCAAAAGTGCAGATCACTAGCTGGTTTGGATTGAAAGTTTCTTGGGGATGAAATGATTTTCTGTCAGCTGCTAACTGAAGTTTTCCTAAATGGGAGGTGACCAGAGAAGAGGCCCAAGTAGACTTGGCTCAGCCTAGGGGGTGGAGAGGCAACGCAAGCAGGGCGGAGACTTGCAATGGTTGATTTTAGACTTTCCCCCCCTCTGTTCCATGCTCCAGCTCGCGGTCTTGATATTCCCTCCATTAAGACTGTGATCAACTACGACGTGGCCCGTGATATTGACACCCACACCCACCGAATTGGTCGCACGGGAAGAGCAGGGGAGAAGGGCGTGGCTTATACTTTGCTGACTCCCAAGGACAGCAACTTTGCCGGAGACCTCGTTCGGAACTTGGAAGGCGCCAACCAAAACGTTTCCAAAGAACTCTTGGACTTAGCCATGCAGGTAAAGCAGGCGTGCATTCAGAAGCACCTTTGTCTTTTCCTTGCCTGAAACATGCCTTGTGGATTTGAAAGTGAGCTACCTGAAATGGGTGGGTAGATACTCCTTTTTCAGAGTTGTGCTTGGTGTTTTCACAGCATGTTTTTTTCTATGCTTGAGCCATGGAGCAGTCTACTGAAGAGTACCTGGAGTCCAGTTTTTCATTCTGCCGTAGCCAATCAGTAGATTGGGTCTAACCAGGTCTTCCCCTggttaaaaaaaggagaagggagtCCCTTGTGACTATCCAAAAAGGTTGTCATGggactatcatcatcatcatcaatttaatttgtaccccaccctatccccaaagggctcaggcaggctaacaacataaataaaatacattataacattATGACTCGTGaatacataagactaaaataaagtcacatttcagatggcgacttaacactaCAAACCTAACAATATACTAATAGtcataacagcagcactatattAATATACAACAACATACATTAAACTAGATCTAGACTatcaaatacattaacaaatacaaggacaaaagccatgtggaatggGTGCTGCAGAAAAGATGGgtaagattgagtgaaaaagctggctggatccagcccacgGTTTTTTGAGGATAGTCTAAAgtggattccgcataggccagaaacagcagtgtgaaagcagTGTAAACAGTGTAAACTGTTTTTGACCCATTCGGAATCTGCTTAAGGGATATTGAATTTGAATCGGAGTGGTCTGTGTTCTCTTGTGGATTCATCTCTACCACAGGCTCATTTTGTCGTAGTCAAGTTGCACTCAGCCTGACTTTTCTCCAGTTTGAGTTAGTGCTTCTAGTCTGATCCTCACAGTTAGGTTCTGAGGCATATTCTCAAAAGGCGCTTCAAGTCCAGAGTTTCCTCCTTGCAAATATGTGAgaggctttccctcccctcctacaTGTTCAAAACAAATTAACCTTGGTTAGATTTTTTGTCTATTGCTTCTGCGGGGAACCTACAATGTAGAATTGTGATGAATTTTCCAGACTCTCATATTGTTCACTTTTGAGAGACAGGGCATGGGCATTGCTTCTGCATTACTATCCTGAATTCAGTAGCCTCGAGGGGCCATAATGATGTACCGCTTGCATCTAACAAACATCTCCCAGATATCACAGTACTAAAatcagggggcatgcattgaaaatgctgggaggaagaattaggactaataaaaggaagcatttcttcatgcaatgcgtgattggtgtttggaatatgctgccacaggaggtggtgatggccactaacctggatagctttcaaaggggcttggacagatttatggaggagaagtcgatctatggctaccaatcttgatcctccttgatctgagactgcaaatgccttagaccaggtgctcgggagcagcagcagcaggccattgctttcacatgctgcatgtgagctcccaaaggcatctggtgggccactgtgagtagcagtgtggtggactagatggactctggtctgatccagcaggctctttcttatgttcttatctctttTTCACTCATGTTGCTGTCCTTTTTCTTCTGAAAGAATGCTTGGTTCCGAAAATCCCGTTtcaaaggagggaagggcaagaagcTCAACATTGGCGGCGGCGGCCTGGGGTACCGTGAACGCCCTGGCCTGGGTTCTGATGGTTCTGTAAGTACAACCGAGTAACCGTCCCTGATTCAGCCACTTGGGTTGTAGACAGACAAGGCTAACTTACAGCATCTTTGCATTGCAGGACCGCGGGAGTAACAGCGTGATGAGTAATTACGAGGCATATAAACCTTCAACAGGAGCAATGGGAGACAGGCTTTCTGCAATGAAGGCAGCATTTCAGGTAGGACTGACTAGCTGCCCTAGTACCAATCGCTGCCATGTAATGGTAAGATTTATTTCTTACTGtgatatgccagccatagatgtgggcagacggttgggagcaaaaactaccaaaccatggccacacagcctgggaaacccaccacagccaataGCCAGTGTTGTGAGTTGACCAGTTTGACCTTGGAGAAGTTTGACCCACAGGAAATGTGGCAATTAGAGAGGAACTCCTTGAGCTGTGGGGCACACCCccagctagcatggtgtagtgtttaagagccggtggaccctaatctggagaaccagttttgactcctccatgtgagcagtagactcttatctggtggactgggtttgtttctctgctccttctcatgaagcctgaggggtgaccttgggctagtcacagttctgtagaactctctcagccccacctgcctcacaagatgtctgcggtggggagaggaagggaaaaggagtttgtaagttgctgtgagactccttacgggagagaaggACGTGGtacaaatccaagctcttctacTGATAGCATCTAATGCCCCTGaagcagagaaaacagaaaaagtgGCACgtactgtgtgggttttttttaatagtgtttttttttctttttccttcctgtaGTCCCAATATAAGAGTCACTTTGTTGCTGCCAGCTTCAGTAACCAGAAGTCCGGCAcctcttctgcaggtgccagcgGCTGGACCAGCGCCGGCAGCTTGAACTCCGTGCCAACAAATTCCGCCCAGAATTTCCTGGCAAAATCCGACAACCCCATGAGCGCACCAAAAGGGCTCCCAGGCTTCGTGAGCTCCGGAACCCTGAACAGCATCCCTCCGTTCCCAGGCCCTGGCATTCAAGGGTTCAACAGTGCGAATCCCAGCAACAGCGCCCGGGAAGGTAGCACTGGAAGCCGCGAACGATACAGTGACAACCGGGGCAGTGGTCGCCACAGTGACGGCCAGCGCCACGGCGATGGCAGCGGTCGCCACGGCGACGGCCAGCGCCATGGAGATGGCTATCGCCATGGAGAGAACCGCCACGGGGACAGCTATCGTCATAGCGAAAGCCGACATTCTGGTGGTGGAAGCAGCAGCCGCCATGGGGACAGCCGGAATAATGGGGACAGCCGGAACAGCAGCGAAAACAGGAACAGCGAGAACAGGAACAACGAGAGCAGGAAGGATGGCAACAGTGAGAGCAGGAAGGACGGCAACAGCGAGAGCAGGAAGGACGGCAACAACGAGAACAGGAAGGACGACAACAATGAGAACAGGAAAGACGGCAGCAGCAGGGACAACAGCAAGATAGATGGTTTTGCTGTTCCTGAACCCCCAAAGCGCAAGAAGAGTCGATGGGATAGCTAAGGCCACGTAGCAACAGCGCCTCCAGGAGGAGGCTCGGTCACCCACAAGCAGTCACTGAGAAGGATAATAGTGGACAAGAACGTTCCCTAGCCAAGCCTTGGCTGGTGCATCCGTAGACAGCTTCACTTTAATGGCACGTAGGTGTTGTGCTTTGGTCAAAAAGGAAAAGCGTCCCCTCTCACGGGACTTCTCCATTCTCTGCCTTTCAACGTCCGTCCAGCTGAGGGGCTCGGCTAGCGAGAACGATAAGTTTTGGTTGGGATGTTTTTGTTTTGCGTTTGTGCTTGGTGTCCAGAAAGAGGCTCAGGCTGGGTagaatccccctctcccccccccccaaaatcagtgTGGACTTCAACTAacccagcctgcctagtctttaCAACCATCACCATTGTGCTCctaaccaggggtgtccaactctggccctccagatgttcgttcCAGATGTCCACGGAGCACGGCTCCCTTCAGCCCCTACCTGGCAGGGGCCAGTGTGaatcgtagcccatgaacatctggagggccagagttggagaCCCTGCCAAATCGTTTTCAGCTGGTCATACTAGCCGGCAGTGTCCAGATCCGCTTGCCCTGTTCATATTAACGTAGCCTGTGTGCAGCTGCACTGCATGCACAGCATCACAAGAGAATGGGTTGACTAGGAATGGGCTGTAAccctttcaacaacaaaaaacttaagtagaattgtaatttcGTCTGCTGTGtactggaccgtctttgttttagaatgctccattggGGTCCTAGTGCCAGCCTAGGACGGTACCAGGACCTAAGCAGAGCGTTGTTAAACACAGACGGTGTAGCACATGGCGGACCAAGTtgcaattctacttagttctttctgTTGAAAAGGGTAAATCCCACACAGCAAACGTGTAGGTGAAACGATGATCCCTGGGTGGGCAGTTGATAATCAAGCGGTCCCTTCTACACAGAACCTACGGTCCTGTGTCAGAAACAACATGACTTTTTGTGGCTCAAGTCACACCTTCAGAGAATCTTTTGACCCTTTCCATTTGATGTGTCATCCCCCCACTTACTGGCTCCCGTCTTTTATTAAGATTTGTGAGCAGGGGCTGTGGCTTGAATCCCACACGTGTCTGTAGTCCACACCTAAGACAGAGAAGCATCGCAGCATATCAAATCACCCCCTCTGTCCCCTGCTGCTCGGTATGCTTGACATTTTATTCCAAGGAGCGGAGGAGAGAGATGCAGGGAACATTTTAAGCAGCATACCCTGCAGCGCTCATTTCTTCCTCCGTACTCACTCCAGCTGAGATAAGGAACTTGGAAGCAGCTATCGTCGAGTTGGTAACATGGCATATACCAGTAGCaggcgggatataaaactaataaaataaataataaaacaaataaatttgcCCTCCCCTTCTGTCATAGTCCCTTGCCTGCTGTTTTTCATAGGAGATATTTTTAGGGGCAGAATGGCAACATTCCCGCGTATCCAATCTGAATTGTCATACAATATATCCTCTCCCATCATCCTATATTTCTATGTGGCTATAGAACATCTTGAATTCCGTGCAGCAAAAGCTGCTCAccatacaggggtctgcaacctgtgtctctccagatgttaatggactacaattcccgtcagccatcacaggatttgtagtccatgaacatctggagagccgcaggttgcagaccctgctagCGGAATCTGGTCGCTTCTGCCTCCCGGGGATGGTCTAGTTTCAAGGCTTAACGCTGCCCTGAATAAACATTTTGGGAACAGAAGCTCTGTTAAAactgggaaactgatgaagataAGGCAGGCGAGGCAAGTCGGGGAAAGGCTCTCCAGTAGACGAGTGATACAAAAATGGATTTTTACACAGCAGGCTTTCCATTTGTGTAGATTGGTTTGTAAATgatctagatttttaaaatggtctccccaccccaaccccggTTAACACAAACTTGGGGAGAGAGTCCTTTCGTATACCGTATCAAGTTGTAACGATTTGGCAGGCAGATCCCGGGAGTTTTTCAAGCTTTGTAAGTTTGGGAAGATTTCAGAAGAATAGTGTACCTGGAGAAGCTAAAAATGGGACCTGTTTGAAACAGAACGTGGTGCTTGTTCTGAAACGGCTC
Encoded here:
- the DDX42 gene encoding ATP-dependent RNA helicase DDX42 isoform X3; the protein is MNWNKGGPGTKRGFGFGGFAISSGKKEEPKLPQQSHSAFGATGSAAGFGKNTPPQLPSFYKIGSKRANFDEENAYFEDEEEDSNNVDLPYIPAENSPTRQQFHSKTPDSDSEDDPLEAFMAEVEDQAARDMKRLEDKDKERKNTKGIRDDIEEEDDQEAYFRYMAENPNAGVVPEEEEDNLEYDSDGNPIAPSKKIIDPLPPIDHSEIEYPPFEKNFYEEHEEITSLTPQQVVELRHKLNLRVSGAAPPRPGSSFAHFGFDEQLMHQIRKSEYTQPTPIQCQGVPVALSGRDMIGIAKTGSGKTAAFIWPMLVHIMDQKELEPGDGPIAVIVCPTRELCQQIHAECKRFGKAYNLRSVAVYGGGSMWEQAKALQEGAEIVVCTPGRLIDHVKKKATNLQRVTYLVFDEADRMFDMGFEYQVRSVASHVRPERQTLLFSATFRKKIERLARDILIDPIRVVQGDIGEANEDITQIVEILSSGPNKWNWLTSRLVEFTSSGSVLLFVTKKANAEELANNLRQEGHSLGLLHGDMDQSERNKVISDFKKSAFPVLVATDVAARGLDIPSIKTVINYDVARDIDTHTHRIGRTGRAGEKGVAYTLLTPKDSNFAGDLVRNLEGANQNVSKELLDLAMQNAWFRKSRFKGGKGKKLNIGGGGLGYRERPGLGSDGSDRGSNSVMSNYEAYKPSTGAMGDRLSAMKAAFQSQYKSHFVAASFSNQKSGTSSAGASGWTSAGSLNSVPTNSAQNFLAKSDNPMSAPKGLPGFVSSGTLNSIPPFPGPGIQGFNSANPSNSAREGSTGSRERYSDNRGSGRHSDGQRHGDGSGRHGDGQRHGDGYRHGENRHGDSYRHSESRHSGGGSSSRHGDSRNNGDSRNSSENRNSENRNNESRKDGNSESRKDGNSESRKDGNNENRKDDNNENRKDGSSRDNSKIDGFAVPEPPKRKKSRWDS
- the DDX42 gene encoding ATP-dependent RNA helicase DDX42 isoform X1 translates to MADAMNWNKGGPGTKRGFGFGGFAISSGKKEEPKLPQQSHSAFGATGSAAGFGKNTPPQLPSFYKIGSKRANFDEENAYFEDEEEDSNNVDLPYIPAENSPTRQQFHSKTPDSDSEDDPLEAFMAEVEDQAARDMKRLEDKDKERKNTKGIRDDIEEEDDQEAYFRYMAENPNAGVVPEEEEDNLEYDSDGNPIAPSKKIIDPLPPIDHSEIEYPPFEKNFYEEHEEITSLTPQQVVELRHKLNLRVSGAAPPRPGSSFAHFGFDEQLMHQIRKSEYTQPTPIQCQGVPVALSGRDMIGIAKTGSGKTAAFIWPMLVHIMDQKELEPGDGPIAVIVCPTRELCQQIHAECKRFGKAYNLRSVAVYGGGSMWEQAKALQEGAEIVVCTPGRLIDHVKKKATNLQRVTYLVFDEADRMFDMGFEYQVRSVASHVRPERQTLLFSATFRKKIERLARDILIDPIRVVQGDIGEANEDITQIVEILSSGPNKWNWLTSRLVEFTSSGSVLLFVTKKANAEELANNLRQEGHSLGLLHGDMDQSERNKVISDFKKSAFPVLVATDVAARGLDIPSIKTVINYDVARDIDTHTHRIGRTGRAGEKGVAYTLLTPKDSNFAGDLVRNLEGANQNVSKELLDLAMQNAWFRKSRFKGGKGKKLNIGGGGLGYRERPGLGSDGSDRGSNSVMSNYEAYKPSTGAMGDRLSAMKAAFQSQYKSHFVAASFSNQKSGTSSAGASGWTSAGSLNSVPTNSAQNFLAKSDNPMSAPKGLPGFVSSGTLNSIPPFPGPGIQGFNSANPSNSAREGSTGSRERYSDNRGSGRHSDGQRHGDGSGRHGDGQRHGDGYRHGENRHGDSYRHSESRHSGGGSSSRHGDSRNNGDSRNSSENRNSENRNNESRKDGNSESRKDGNSESRKDGNNENRKDDNNENRKDGSSRDNSKIDGFAVPEPPKRKKSRWDS